From the Allorhodopirellula heiligendammensis genome, the window CGTAACGTCCTCATCATTCAAGCACTTGGTGAGGGCGGGAGCCGCCCCGGATGCCGCTGGCCCAAAGTTCCAAAAGGCCTCCGTTGCGCGAAGCCGAACTGCCTGGCTTTCGTCCCCCAGCGCTGCGATAAGCGGAATCATCGCGTTCTTTGCGTCGGCTCCAAATTCTCCCAAGGCACCTGCCGCTGCTCCTCTTACCGCTTCATCGTCGTCCTTCAGTGCGTGAATGAGGACTGGCACGACGGTGTCTGGATCTGCCTCAATCTTGCCGAGCGTGCTAATGCAGTGGGAAAGAAAATGTGTTTCGTTGCTCATAAATCTAACACCATCCCCAATCACACCATGGGTAGCACGGTAGGCGGCTTTAGCCTCGGCGCTATCGCCAACCGCATCACGCCTGCGGTTGATCTTCTCCACTTCTTGGATGAGGAAAGATACCGCAAACTTCGCATCGCCACCAAACTTACCAATGGACTGAGCTGCGCTAGAACGGACTCGCATGTCGGAGTCTTTC encodes:
- a CDS encoding HEAT repeat domain-containing protein, which gives rise to MLISCSLFSINLSGRAHGQDAVETEAFDKAFKGLSDGSAKVRGAAARKLGQLTLNPEIAVPALTFALKDSDMRVRSSAAQSIGKFGGDAKFAVSFLIQEVEKINRRRDAVGDSAEAKAAYRATHGVIGDGVRFMSNETHFLSHCISTLGKIEADPDTVVPVLIHALKDDDEAVRGAAAGALGEFGADAKNAMIPLIAALGDESQAVRLRATEAFWNFGPAASGAAPALTKCLNDEDVTVRIRAAVALYKVAPEDPNEAAVQVLMDTMRNQDWPFRADAAYAFTKIDAEKVTPDAVDALRDSETDEHEQVRRTATLTLRQIGAAKTADGPSK